A single genomic interval of Sphingobacteriales bacterium harbors:
- a CDS encoding caspase family protein has protein sequence MASKLYTLLIGVDKYPTNQLTGCVADSLAWEDYLKQTHNDIVWTILRDAQASKANIVRSFRDITKQITPADRVFIQYAGHGARETAPAAFKHLTTDGKLEIIMPVDSMNEQGYLTANTLADKELRYLIWQMAQKNPEQLALVFDCCHSSGGTRNLQFVKSRFHAAGNNAQPRAIADYVFMSDAQLLNSIKQNKRVNIPSGNHIFLAASRNSQTAKEFPINGVQRGIFSVSLLEALQNTNGQITYRDLLIRASAKVTNAVADQNPQLELVNPNDANRLFLGGNQKGRLYYLVTKNPAGYTINAGALHGLALNTELALYHANADLETEQPLKTATINKLNTTTSQLDLSLLETETTFKALVTSSNLPRIQVFIGPELANNTTQQAAAKALYDAIAADKQASSHIELIDECSQGQNYWVWAYTESGVDKYMITGPTTKLPLVKQTEGFNNTSVKQMVAQLVHIAQWNRTYKLQNPNTKLAAANIKITLRIQSRNPQTGVFANYNPKQQEGVIILPYHDYTEADGSTRSSIRYGMTITNTSQKELWVSVLSLETNFKVSNEFLPKIKLKPGESAELGQDIGTEYPLEPYVPDELLGLGTFEDNQLYKIFVAELPNNEEFETAQFNLSALERASTQRASRLRDIPQASDWICFDLVFKAVREASATDTSRSLTAAGITIKSPVSYTAQLTGLNKATTPAKAATTRGVQPAAVFPEADIFAQNPLNTAPLNIIKTRGTGGCLNMLELNIAKTDLAQVDAKNPITIQLPDKLNEDEYLIPYSFDGDYYLPVGFAQKNPDGSTNIAIERLVPSKLVSGSENDGSLDGTSGKTRGLFSTIRIVFQKIVGQKLGWGYDYPKLVAVERDPQTQAAVYSNLTHLEIAAKLKNFKKILVVLHGFTGETRTQFLPSTGGSGSPLLDLADKHGYQMILAYDYDSLNTPIKETAQALKTKLAAAGIGQGHGKTVHLMAHSMGGVVARWFIENEGGNTIINHLIMVGTPNGGTPWPNVLDMLKLAASFALNKITLPGIPVAIIGWLLDKAKLVGDVDVVTNDLKTKSVFMDELANSPDPALPYTIIAGNTKLINTNNQKQIKGLMDRLNLPGLANKTITSLLFGSDNDLVVSKASMGAVPGTRNPLPQLNEAACDHLSYYQSEAGLTAIDTVMNGL, from the coding sequence ATGGCCTCAAAACTTTATACCTTATTAATTGGCGTTGACAAATACCCTACCAACCAACTTACGGGCTGCGTGGCCGATAGCTTGGCTTGGGAAGATTACTTAAAACAAACCCATAACGATATTGTTTGGACAATTTTACGCGATGCCCAAGCTTCAAAAGCAAATATTGTCCGGAGTTTTCGCGATATAACCAAACAAATTACACCCGCCGACCGTGTTTTTATACAGTATGCCGGCCACGGTGCCCGCGAAACTGCCCCCGCGGCCTTTAAACACCTTACCACCGATGGCAAGTTAGAAATTATTATGCCCGTTGACTCAATGAACGAGCAAGGATACCTAACCGCCAACACCTTAGCCGATAAAGAACTGCGCTACCTAATTTGGCAAATGGCTCAAAAAAACCCCGAACAGTTGGCACTTGTTTTCGATTGTTGCCACAGTAGCGGAGGCACACGCAATTTACAGTTCGTAAAAAGCAGGTTTCACGCCGCTGGCAACAACGCACAACCCCGCGCCATTGCCGACTACGTTTTTATGAGCGATGCCCAATTATTAAACAGCATTAAACAAAATAAACGGGTTAATATCCCATCCGGAAACCATATTTTTTTAGCCGCCTCTCGCAACTCGCAAACAGCCAAAGAGTTTCCGATAAATGGAGTACAACGCGGCATTTTTTCGGTATCCTTGCTTGAGGCACTGCAAAACACCAATGGCCAAATTACCTACCGCGACCTGCTTATACGCGCCAGCGCCAAAGTAACCAACGCCGTAGCCGACCAAAACCCCCAATTAGAATTGGTAAACCCCAACGATGCTAACCGACTGTTTTTAGGGGGCAACCAAAAAGGCCGGCTTTATTATTTGGTTACAAAAAACCCTGCCGGCTATACCATTAATGCCGGGGCATTGCACGGCTTGGCACTTAATACCGAGCTTGCCCTTTACCATGCCAACGCCGACCTTGAAACCGAACAGCCCCTAAAAACCGCTACTATTAACAAACTGAATACTACTACCAGCCAATTAGATTTATCGTTATTAGAAACAGAAACTACGTTTAAAGCTTTGGTAACAAGTAGTAATTTGCCCCGCATTCAGGTGTTTATTGGCCCAGAACTTGCCAACAATACAACACAACAAGCGGCTGCCAAAGCCCTTTACGATGCTATTGCCGCCGACAAACAAGCCAGCAGCCATATTGAACTGATTGACGAGTGCTCGCAAGGGCAAAATTATTGGGTATGGGCTTATACCGAATCCGGAGTTGATAAATACATGATTACCGGCCCAACCACTAAACTGCCACTTGTTAAACAAACTGAAGGGTTTAACAATACCTCCGTCAAACAAATGGTTGCCCAATTGGTGCATATTGCCCAATGGAACCGCACCTATAAATTACAAAACCCCAATACCAAACTTGCCGCCGCTAATATAAAAATAACCCTCCGCATTCAAAGCCGAAACCCGCAAACAGGCGTATTTGCCAATTATAACCCCAAACAACAAGAAGGTGTAATTATACTGCCCTACCACGACTATACCGAAGCCGACGGCAGCACCCGCAGCTCCATCAGATACGGCATGACCATAACCAATACCAGCCAAAAAGAATTATGGGTGAGTGTGCTATCGCTCGAAACAAATTTTAAAGTAAGTAACGAGTTTTTACCCAAAATAAAACTAAAACCCGGAGAATCGGCAGAGTTAGGGCAAGACATCGGCACAGAATACCCCCTTGAACCCTACGTTCCGGATGAGCTTTTGGGCTTAGGTACTTTCGAAGACAACCAACTCTATAAAATATTTGTAGCAGAACTGCCAAATAACGAAGAGTTTGAAACCGCCCAGTTCAATTTATCGGCATTAGAAAGGGCTTCTACCCAACGGGCCAGCCGCCTGCGCGACATCCCCCAAGCCAGCGATTGGATTTGCTTTGACTTGGTGTTTAAAGCCGTTAGAGAGGCATCGGCAACCGATACAAGCCGCAGTTTAACTGCCGCGGGCATAACTATTAAAAGCCCCGTTAGCTATACGGCACAATTAACGGGTTTAAACAAAGCCACTACCCCAGCTAAAGCAGCAACTACGCGCGGGGTACAACCTGCCGCTGTTTTTCCTGAAGCCGACATTTTTGCCCAAAACCCCCTCAATACCGCCCCCTTAAATATTATTAAAACACGTGGTACCGGAGGCTGTTTAAATATGTTAGAGCTAAATATCGCTAAAACCGATTTAGCACAAGTAGATGCCAAAAACCCAATTACAATTCAACTTCCGGATAAATTAAACGAAGACGAGTACCTTATCCCATATAGTTTTGATGGCGATTATTATTTGCCTGTAGGTTTTGCTCAAAAAAATCCGGATGGTAGTACCAATATTGCCATTGAGCGGTTAGTGCCGTCAAAATTAGTATCCGGAAGTGAAAATGATGGCAGTTTAGACGGCACATCTGGCAAAACACGCGGTTTGTTTTCTACAATACGAATAGTTTTTCAAAAAATAGTAGGTCAAAAATTGGGTTGGGGTTACGATTATCCAAAATTAGTCGCCGTTGAGCGCGACCCGCAAACGCAAGCGGCTGTTTACAGCAATTTAACCCATTTAGAAATTGCCGCAAAACTGAAAAACTTTAAAAAAATATTGGTGGTGCTGCACGGTTTTACCGGCGAAACCCGCACCCAGTTTTTACCTTCAACAGGTGGCAGCGGCTCGCCCTTGCTTGACCTTGCCGACAAACATGGCTATCAAATGATACTTGCATACGATTACGACAGCCTGAATACCCCCATTAAAGAAACTGCACAAGCGCTTAAAACCAAATTGGCAGCAGCAGGTATTGGCCAAGGGCATGGCAAAACAGTGCATTTAATGGCGCACTCAATGGGCGGTGTAGTTGCGCGCTGGTTTATTGAAAACGAAGGTGGCAATACTATTATCAATCATCTAATTATGGTGGGCACCCCTAACGGCGGCACACCCTGGCCTAATGTACTCGATATGCTAAAATTAGCGGCAAGTTTTGCACTTAACAAAATTACACTTCCGGGCATACCCGTGGCCATTATTGGTTGGCTTTTAGATAAAGCAAAATTGGTTGGCGATGTAGATGTTGTTACCAACGATTTAAAAACAAAATCGGTATTTATGGACGAGTTGGCTAATTCGCCCGACCCTGCCCTGCCCTATACTATTATTGCCGGAAACACCAAATTGATAAATACAAACAACCAAAAACAAATAAAAGGCTTAATGGACAGGCTTAACCTGCCCGGACTTGCCAACAAAACTATAACAAGCTTACTTTTTGGCAGCGACAACGACTTAGTAGTAAGTAAAGCAAGTATGGGCGCG
- a CDS encoding gliding motility-associated C-terminal domain-containing protein — MKKIQLLIVICCLFAHTGTSFAQSKLRNLFFNSTVDVVRLDFSTNPPTPYNTGIAGSYEGIAHFEDEFGNLMFWYTSNGVNDKNGDIMPGSIGIFANSSSTEINLCPVVGNPNQFYIFYNAEVCTKLYYSIIDMTLNGGLGDVIKKNTLIDGGNFAEGLEVISIPQKNEYWLLTYECNKGYKKFLIDAAGINPGQSIYPFAQPGGFDGRGEFDYHKGRIGHCFAFANTVFLADFDPETGDICNPVVLEDPLKFNSAPFGVEFSPDGSKMYFSLWYTLGIPNVFQYDFSLGTYKAFLPSLGGVVSAGLGQIELGADGKLYIVEDGGTNILVIDNPNDKDPVFSTIPIKSTTGLGISDHIQSFVYIEQIGDTICAEVGKQIILKTKDPNLDWQWFELSDPGTILSTTTELQVVGLNTPQTFKASGIKAGECLKKEEIYTLYPIPDISVDPLSATIEKGQSVQLTATTTVPDVEILWYPADGLDDPFSFTPIASPTQTTTYFASVGNKFCQNIAEITITIVEKNVQYDTLCVAPGAVATLSIADSLVNVKWSVLGNSTVIATGTTYNATMGTSQITYRVEANNPNIAGGIIKEITLLPTPQLSAGSDVQILPGASATLNATGGGPDGYTWSPSSYLSDPTIPNPVASPPKTQQYVVSSSIFGYCLVTDTVVVTVGTISGDAVALCINPEENVQLTAPDTILNVQWTVNQTNIGTGPTLNLTPPINISQTYTATGETPQGNIFNLNYKLNPNPTLTATNANVLLGQSTTLNVSGATSYQWSPDTYLSCTDCPNPTCTPTQEITYTITGTDNNGCQNTTTLKVSLVYDGFLIAPSAFTPNNDGINDMFILQGKNIESLTNFVVYNRWGKLVYTGTDLNTGWDGTTNGNPNEVGVYVYYAQGKVAASDNLVTVKGNISLLR; from the coding sequence ATGAAAAAAATTCAACTATTAATTGTTATATGCTGCCTGTTTGCCCATACAGGCACAAGCTTTGCCCAAAGCAAATTGCGCAACTTGTTTTTCAATAGTACGGTGGACGTAGTGCGCCTCGACTTTTCAACAAACCCGCCAACCCCATATAATACCGGCATTGCCGGCTCGTACGAAGGTATTGCCCACTTTGAAGATGAGTTTGGCAACCTAATGTTTTGGTACACCTCAAATGGTGTAAACGACAAAAACGGCGACATTATGCCCGGCTCGATAGGCATTTTTGCCAATTCTTCTTCAACCGAAATTAATCTTTGCCCAGTGGTAGGCAATCCTAACCAGTTTTACATATTCTATAACGCCGAAGTTTGCACCAAGCTGTATTATTCAATTATTGATATGACCCTTAACGGCGGACTGGGCGATGTAATTAAAAAAAACACCTTGATAGATGGTGGCAATTTTGCCGAAGGGCTTGAAGTAATTAGTATTCCTCAAAAAAACGAATACTGGTTGCTTACCTACGAGTGTAACAAGGGCTATAAAAAGTTTTTAATTGACGCAGCAGGTATTAATCCCGGGCAATCAATTTACCCATTTGCACAACCGGGGGGGTTTGATGGCCGCGGCGAGTTTGACTACCATAAAGGGCGCATAGGCCATTGCTTTGCCTTTGCCAATACCGTATTTTTGGCCGACTTTGACCCCGAAACAGGCGATATTTGTAACCCCGTTGTTCTTGAAGATCCTTTAAAATTTAACAGCGCTCCGTTTGGAGTTGAATTTTCGCCCGATGGCAGTAAAATGTACTTCTCGTTATGGTACACCTTAGGAATACCCAATGTGTTTCAGTACGATTTTTCGTTGGGCACTTACAAGGCATTTTTGCCCAGTTTAGGTGGCGTTGTTTCAGCCGGATTAGGGCAAATTGAACTGGGCGCCGACGGCAAATTGTATATTGTTGAAGATGGCGGCACCAATATTTTAGTGATTGACAACCCCAACGATAAAGACCCCGTTTTTAGCACTATCCCTATTAAATCAACAACCGGATTGGGCATTTCAGACCATATACAATCGTTTGTATATATTGAGCAAATTGGCGATACAATATGTGCCGAAGTAGGCAAACAAATTATCCTAAAAACCAAAGACCCTAATTTAGACTGGCAATGGTTTGAATTAAGCGACCCCGGAACCATTTTGTCAACAACTACCGAGCTACAAGTGGTTGGCCTGAACACACCGCAAACCTTTAAAGCATCCGGAATTAAAGCCGGTGAATGTCTTAAAAAAGAAGAAATTTATACTTTATACCCAATTCCGGATATTAGTGTCGATCCCTTATCGGCTACTATCGAAAAAGGGCAATCGGTACAACTAACAGCTACTACCACGGTGCCCGATGTTGAAATTTTATGGTACCCCGCCGATGGTTTAGACGACCCATTTTCGTTTACACCCATCGCCTCGCCAACTCAAACTACAACCTATTTTGCTTCGGTAGGTAATAAATTTTGCCAAAATATAGCTGAAATTACTATTACCATAGTCGAAAAAAATGTCCAATACGACACCTTGTGTGTTGCACCAGGCGCAGTAGCTACGCTAAGCATTGCCGACTCGTTAGTAAACGTCAAATGGAGCGTACTTGGCAATAGTACCGTTATTGCTACGGGTACAACTTACAATGCTACGATGGGCACGAGCCAAATTACTTATCGGGTTGAGGCAAATAACCCCAATATTGCCGGCGGCATAATTAAAGAGATAACCTTATTGCCCACTCCACAATTGTCGGCGGGTAGTGATGTACAAATTTTACCCGGCGCAAGTGCCACCTTAAATGCAACGGGTGGTGGCCCCGATGGCTACACATGGTCGCCCAGCAGTTACCTGTCAGACCCAACTATACCCAACCCGGTAGCCTCGCCGCCTAAAACCCAGCAATACGTTGTTAGCTCGTCAATATTTGGCTACTGTTTAGTTACTGATACCGTTGTTGTTACGGTTGGCACTATATCGGGCGATGCTGTTGCGCTGTGTATCAATCCGGAGGAAAACGTACAACTAACAGCCCCCGATACTATTTTAAACGTACAATGGACAGTTAATCAAACAAATATTGGAACAGGTCCAACGCTAAACCTTACGCCACCTATTAATATTAGCCAAACCTATACTGCCACCGGCGAAACCCCACAAGGCAATATTTTTAATTTAAACTATAAGCTAAACCCCAACCCAACTTTAACTGCTACTAATGCTAACGTTTTATTGGGGCAAAGTACAACGCTAAATGTTAGCGGCGCAACCTCTTATCAATGGTCTCCAGATACCTATTTAAGCTGCACCGACTGCCCTAACCCCACTTGCACCCCCACCCAAGAAATTACCTATACCATTACCGGCACCGACAACAATGGCTGCCAAAATACGACCACACTTAAAGTATCGCTGGTTTACGATGGATTTTTAATTGCCCCATCGGCATTTACACCCAATAATGATGGTATTAACGACATGTTTATACTGCAAGGCAAAAACATTGAAAGCTTAACTAATTTTGTTGTTTACAACCGTTGGGGCAAATTGGTGTACACCGGCACCGACCTTAATACAGGATGGGACGGCACCACAAACGGAAACCCTAACGAGGTTGGCGTTTATGTTTATTATGCGCAAGGCAAAGTAGCTGCAAGCGATAACCTTGTAACCGTTAAAGGCAATATTTCGTTACTACGCTAA
- a CDS encoding tetratricopeptide repeat protein, with translation MKHKRISFEAQKISSYLYKIGFLLCILTLFASQQQTVWAQNSKAKKGKNSNSALALGYQDMTARYNRYFNSTVRYVEANTNITIGNIDNFDELLPVYAIKAGDGSKASSQTDQIIKKTSWIIDNKPKSKWVDDSYLMLGKAYYLNGETDKALEAFQYVISNYGKAIRKTSVKKAHSKATAEQEKARKKAAKDRKAEIEAQKKEREKQIKENIAEQERIKKERETAQKNTKKEAEKRRKEREKQQKAEKKERDRITEERKKITKKNIERRKKGLDPLPLPEYKTKVNGQDTNTETKVEPETNKDKKQKNKEKEQAEAKQKADAEAAKKAEAAQTDTTTAETTQTTELVAGKEYKSGFFSFLKHRPATYESQIWLARTYIETDKLPEAKKILEKIENDATFPRKLRKEVNTLFAYYYLHAHDKQTAREYLLKAARETSKRKGKARLYYILGQIDKDGNEAKNALKNFRKVLRSRPNYPMEFNARMNIIALKLQTGNYSPNHAIAIYERMAKEDKNIEYADQIYAAMAEIALTAGNENQAEGFLKKATSTTGVNPQKKSFTYLKLADLNYQKGRYTEAGHFYDSTLLNLPKTHLRYEEIKTRAEVLGQLAIYETTITTQDSLQAIAKLPERERDAKIDKVVDQLLEENQRKMEELARIEAERLNQNPEEKNNSSSDFYFYNPITRSTGYNEFKQKWGNRPLTDNWRQSAKQQSQMNGETLASDLNNNLTREDMLGMTADQLRNIVKSKIPLTAKALAESDTAIAEALYKSGLIYRNSLKLSDKAETQFTTLLNRYPASQYAPPALYNLYLMAQQNGNTTKVNQYKTQLQQDYANTPYAQLVNDPNYTNNAHNEVLAFYEESFALYKAGNFSEVRKRQTESETRFTNNPITTKFALLNAIAVGGTETREAYIEALNKFVAQYGNTATNEVKKAQEILQYLANNPNQDAPITTNYTYTPDKTHYIVIAFDKYSNSISTTTNNVSNFNQENFSVEKLKVTQQMLDLSNQILLVKEFPTAEKAMFYYKALQNKEVTVFKDLDTTYKFFAISKSNFTEYFKQKDKDKYLAFFYANYMK, from the coding sequence ATGAAGCATAAACGAATTAGTTTTGAGGCACAAAAAATAAGTTCCTACTTATACAAAATAGGTTTTTTGTTGTGTATATTAACTTTATTTGCCAGCCAGCAGCAAACAGTCTGGGCCCAAAATAGCAAAGCCAAAAAAGGCAAAAACAGCAACTCGGCCTTAGCCCTGGGCTACCAAGACATGACAGCCCGCTATAACCGATATTTTAACAGCACCGTGCGCTATGTAGAGGCAAATACAAATATTACCATCGGCAATATAGATAATTTTGACGAACTGCTGCCTGTTTATGCCATAAAAGCCGGAGACGGTAGCAAAGCCTCGTCGCAAACCGACCAAATTATAAAAAAAACATCTTGGATTATAGACAATAAACCTAAAAGCAAATGGGTTGATGATAGCTACCTGATGCTGGGCAAAGCCTACTATTTAAATGGAGAAACCGATAAAGCACTTGAGGCATTTCAATACGTTATTAGCAATTACGGAAAAGCCATCAGAAAAACTTCGGTAAAAAAAGCACACAGCAAAGCTACCGCCGAGCAAGAAAAAGCCCGTAAAAAAGCCGCCAAAGACCGGAAAGCCGAAATAGAAGCACAAAAAAAAGAGCGAGAAAAACAAATTAAAGAAAATATTGCCGAACAAGAACGCATTAAAAAAGAACGGGAAACTGCCCAAAAAAATACTAAAAAAGAAGCCGAAAAACGAAGAAAAGAACGCGAAAAACAACAAAAAGCCGAAAAAAAAGAACGCGACCGCATAACCGAAGAGCGCAAAAAAATTACTAAAAAAAATATTGAACGGCGCAAAAAAGGCCTCGACCCCCTACCATTGCCCGAGTATAAAACAAAAGTAAACGGCCAGGATACAAATACCGAAACCAAAGTCGAGCCCGAAACTAATAAAGATAAAAAACAAAAAAACAAAGAAAAAGAACAAGCTGAAGCAAAACAAAAAGCCGATGCCGAAGCAGCTAAAAAAGCCGAAGCAGCACAAACCGATACGACCACTGCCGAAACCACTCAAACAACCGAATTAGTAGCTGGCAAAGAATATAAAAGCGGGTTCTTTTCGTTTTTAAAACACCGTCCCGCCACCTACGAAAGTCAAATATGGCTGGCACGTACTTATATTGAAACCGATAAACTGCCCGAAGCCAAAAAAATTCTCGAAAAAATTGAAAATGATGCCACCTTCCCGCGCAAACTGCGCAAAGAAGTTAATACCCTGTTTGCCTACTACTACCTGCATGCCCACGACAAACAAACAGCACGCGAATACTTACTAAAAGCTGCCCGCGAAACCTCAAAACGCAAAGGCAAAGCCCGTTTATACTATATTTTAGGGCAAATTGACAAGGATGGCAACGAAGCAAAAAACGCCCTAAAAAATTTCCGGAAAGTACTGCGAAGCCGACCCAACTACCCTATGGAGTTTAACGCCCGCATGAATATCATTGCACTTAAACTTCAAACAGGAAACTACTCGCCAAACCATGCAATTGCCATTTACGAACGCATGGCCAAAGAAGATAAAAACATAGAATACGCCGACCAAATTTACGCCGCAATGGCCGAAATTGCTTTAACTGCCGGCAACGAAAACCAAGCCGAAGGCTTCCTTAAAAAAGCAACATCAACAACTGGCGTAAACCCACAAAAAAAATCGTTTACTTACCTTAAATTAGCCGACCTTAATTACCAAAAAGGACGTTATACCGAGGCCGGCCATTTTTACGACAGCACTTTACTTAATTTGCCTAAAACCCATCTTCGGTATGAAGAAATTAAAACCCGCGCAGAGGTATTAGGTCAGTTAGCCATTTACGAAACTACCATTACAACACAAGACAGCTTGCAAGCTATTGCCAAACTGCCCGAACGAGAACGCGATGCAAAAATTGATAAAGTGGTTGACCAGCTACTGGAAGAAAACCAACGAAAAATGGAAGAATTAGCCCGGATAGAAGCCGAACGCCTAAATCAAAATCCGGAAGAAAAAAATAACAGCAGCAGCGATTTTTATTTCTATAACCCCATTACCCGCAGCACAGGTTACAACGAGTTCAAACAAAAATGGGGCAACCGACCACTAACCGACAACTGGCGGCAAAGTGCCAAACAGCAAAGCCAAATGAACGGCGAAACCTTAGCAAGCGACCTCAATAATAACCTGACGCGCGAAGACATGCTGGGCATGACTGCCGACCAACTGCGCAATATTGTAAAATCTAAAATACCACTTACGGCAAAAGCCTTAGCCGAGTCAGACACGGCCATTGCCGAAGCACTATATAAATCGGGACTAATTTACCGCAATAGCCTTAAATTGTCCGATAAAGCCGAGACGCAGTTTACAACCCTTTTGAACCGGTACCCCGCCTCGCAATATGCCCCGCCGGCCTTGTATAATTTATACCTAATGGCGCAACAAAACGGCAATACCACAAAAGTCAACCAATACAAAACCCAGCTACAACAAGATTACGCCAACACGCCCTACGCCCAATTAGTAAACGACCCCAATTATACCAACAACGCCCATAATGAGGTGCTGGCATTTTACGAAGAAAGTTTTGCACTGTACAAAGCAGGTAATTTTAGCGAGGTACGCAAAAGACAAACCGAAAGCGAAACCCGTTTTACTAATAATCCCATAACAACAAAATTTGCCCTACTTAATGCCATAGCCGTAGGTGGCACCGAAACCCGCGAAGCCTACATTGAAGCCCTTAATAAATTTGTAGCTCAATATGGCAACACCGCCACAAACGAGGTTAAAAAAGCACAAGAAATTTTACAATATTTAGCAAACAACCCCAACCAAGATGCCCCCATTACCACTAACTACACCTATACACCCGATAAAACCCACTATATTGTAATTGCCTTCGATAAGTACTCGAATTCAATTAGCACAACAACAAATAATGTATCGAACTTTAACCAAGAAAATTTTAGCGTCGAAAAACTAAAAGTAACCCAACAAATGCTCGACCTTTCGAACCAAATTTTGTTGGTAAAAGAGTTTCCAACTGCCGAAAAAGCTATGTTTTACTACAAAGCGTTGCAAAATAAAGAGGTAACTGTTTTTAAAGACTTAGATACAACCTATAAGTTTTTTGCCATCTCGAAATCGAATTTTACCGAGTATTTTAAACAAAAAGACAAAGATAAATATTTAGCATTTTTTTATGCAAATTATATGAAATAA
- the lptC gene encoding LPS export ABC transporter periplasmic protein LptC, protein MFKFFIFAAILAGFLGFALGCKNDSSNLNAIDEAMQPGIEVVKGVDMIYSEGGSTKARLEAPKLLRHKTENPYLEFPEGLKVTFYDDSLKSTGQLTAKYGTRNINDRKTMVRDSVVWKSLSEKNKLESEDLHWDENKRKLYSDKVVRVTTETEYITGKGFEANQDFSSYSIKQVTGTIAVNANQFE, encoded by the coding sequence ATGTTTAAATTTTTTATTTTTGCTGCCATACTTGCAGGTTTTCTTGGTTTTGCCTTAGGATGTAAAAACGACTCGTCAAACCTTAATGCTATCGACGAGGCAATGCAGCCGGGTATTGAAGTAGTGAAAGGCGTTGATATGATTTATAGCGAGGGAGGCAGTACCAAAGCACGCCTTGAAGCGCCAAAATTGTTGCGCCATAAAACCGAAAACCCATATTTAGAGTTTCCGGAAGGCTTAAAAGTTACTTTTTACGACGATAGCCTTAAAAGCACAGGGCAACTTACCGCCAAATATGGCACTCGCAATATAAACGACCGCAAAACTATGGTGCGCGATAGTGTTGTTTGGAAGAGCTTGAGCGAAAAAAATAAACTTGAATCGGAAGATTTGCACTGGGATGAAAACAAACGCAAACTATACTCAGATAAAGTAGTGCGTGTAACCACCGAAACCGAATATATTACCGGAAAAGGGTTTGAGGCTAATCAAGACTTTTCGAGTTACAGCATCAAACAAGTAACCGGAACTATTGCCGTCAATGCCAACCAATTTGAATAA